In Actinomadura citrea, a single window of DNA contains:
- a CDS encoding glucosyl-3-phosphoglycerate synthase, giving the protein MLPEVASWLAHRTSAAEDWPPRLLLAAKGATRISIVLPARDEEATVGAIVAALRTDLVERIPLVDEIVVVDSRSGDRTAAVAAAAGAQVVAQDAVLPEQGRMSGKGEALWKSLAATSGDLIVFVDADLREFTSSYVTGLLGPLLTDPSVGYVKGCYDRPLVEGERRVEGGGGRVTELVARPLINLHWPLLAGVMQPLGGEYAGRRALLERLPFVTGYGVELGLLLDVYQDSGLDAIAQVDLGRRIHAHQSTEALGAMSGQIMLTAWSRLERHGRMIPLAAPSTALTRFRRGADGHDARTADVAVGERPPMIEVPAYAAVRSFSPRR; this is encoded by the coding sequence GTGCTGCCCGAGGTCGCGTCGTGGTTGGCCCACCGTACGAGTGCGGCGGAGGACTGGCCGCCGCGTCTCCTGCTCGCGGCCAAGGGCGCGACCAGGATCAGCATCGTGCTGCCCGCGCGCGACGAGGAGGCGACGGTCGGCGCGATCGTCGCGGCTCTGCGCACCGACCTGGTCGAGCGGATCCCGCTGGTGGACGAGATCGTCGTGGTCGACTCCCGCTCCGGCGACCGGACCGCCGCCGTGGCCGCCGCGGCCGGTGCGCAGGTGGTGGCGCAGGACGCCGTCCTGCCGGAGCAGGGCCGCATGTCCGGCAAGGGCGAGGCCCTGTGGAAGTCCCTCGCCGCGACCTCCGGCGACCTGATCGTGTTCGTGGACGCCGACCTGCGCGAGTTCACCTCCTCCTATGTCACCGGGCTGCTCGGGCCGCTGCTGACCGACCCCTCCGTCGGCTACGTCAAGGGCTGCTACGACCGGCCGCTGGTCGAGGGGGAGCGTCGCGTCGAGGGCGGCGGCGGCCGGGTGACCGAACTGGTCGCACGTCCCCTGATCAACCTGCACTGGCCGCTGCTGGCCGGGGTCATGCAGCCGCTCGGCGGCGAGTACGCGGGGCGCCGCGCGCTGCTGGAGCGGCTGCCGTTCGTGACCGGCTACGGGGTGGAGCTCGGCCTGCTGCTGGACGTCTACCAGGACTCCGGGCTCGACGCGATCGCGCAGGTCGACCTCGGCCGCCGGATCCACGCCCACCAGTCCACCGAGGCGCTCGGGGCGATGTCGGGCCAGATCATGCTGACCGCCTGGTCGCGGCTGGAGCGGCACGGCCGGATGATCCCCCTCGCGGCCCCCTCCACCGCGCTCACCCGGTTCCGGCGCGGCGCGGACGGGCACGACGCCCGCACGGCCGACGTGGCCGTGGGGGAGCGCCCGCCGATGATCGAGGTCCCCGCCTACGCAGCCGTCCGCTCCTTCTCTCCCCGCCGCTGA